A DNA window from Flammeovirga agarivorans contains the following coding sequences:
- a CDS encoding DUF349 domain-containing protein, protein MSTSQDETQNNELNEQNVTENTVAQFDDVADMDDVADFGDDEVSVEEELQEDQDFSNHSKSELLAEISKLVNNSDVVKAERISKKIKEYFDPIRQEEEAAAKAEFLEKNGDVEGFEYQDADVKTFNDAFYAVKNARRQHFEQMQKMREDNLKKKRSIINQVKELIETTDDKGVMNKIKELQKEWKATGAVPQQFADEIYKTYGALLDRFYDQMSIEFELKELDRQHNLKAKKALIERAEKLLEVENISEAVVSLNSLHEEFRNIGPVPKEEKDTIWNSFKEISDKIYDKKRKHAEEFKKVLDENMKLKQALCLKVEPFSTFNTDRIKEWNEETKRLLAVQKEWEEIGPVPREVANGINKQFWANFKQFFANKNKFFEVLEAQRAENLEKKKVLVAKAEEIKDSSDWNATADALIALQKEWKSIGPVPEKFRDSVYAEFKAACDTFFERKRNKRNEENKEYAENLNKKEEIILELTKLTEDKTAFDQALLSEKAEAFFAIGFVPRKEKDAIVDKFVASVEAYVESAADLDEKGKLQVLAGVFNQIPAGGKRFRNQEQNIRTKIKTHEDDIALWQNNLAFFSNSKTADKLLAEYNEKIEASKVELKKLKEQLKIIQSMDN, encoded by the coding sequence ATGAGTACATCACAGGACGAAACTCAAAACAATGAGTTAAACGAACAAAATGTAACTGAAAACACTGTAGCACAATTTGATGATGTTGCAGATATGGATGATGTTGCAGATTTTGGAGATGATGAAGTATCAGTAGAAGAGGAGCTTCAAGAAGATCAAGATTTTAGTAATCATTCTAAATCAGAATTACTTGCTGAAATCAGTAAGCTTGTTAACAATAGTGATGTTGTTAAAGCTGAAAGAATCTCTAAAAAGATTAAAGAATACTTTGATCCGATTAGACAAGAAGAAGAGGCTGCTGCTAAAGCTGAATTCTTAGAGAAGAACGGTGATGTAGAAGGTTTTGAATATCAAGATGCTGATGTCAAAACATTTAATGATGCTTTCTACGCAGTTAAAAATGCACGTCGTCAACATTTTGAGCAAATGCAAAAAATGCGTGAGGACAACTTAAAGAAGAAGCGTAGCATTATTAACCAAGTAAAAGAATTGATCGAGACAACTGATGATAAAGGTGTCATGAACAAGATCAAGGAATTACAAAAAGAATGGAAAGCAACAGGTGCTGTACCACAACAGTTTGCTGATGAAATCTACAAAACTTACGGTGCTTTACTTGATCGTTTCTATGATCAAATGAGTATCGAGTTCGAATTAAAAGAACTTGATAGACAGCATAACTTAAAAGCGAAAAAAGCTTTAATTGAAAGAGCTGAAAAACTTCTTGAAGTAGAAAATATTAGTGAGGCTGTAGTTTCATTAAATAGCCTTCATGAGGAATTCAGAAATATTGGTCCTGTACCAAAAGAAGAAAAAGACACTATCTGGAATTCTTTCAAAGAGATTTCTGATAAGATATATGATAAAAAACGTAAGCACGCTGAAGAATTCAAGAAAGTTCTTGATGAGAACATGAAATTAAAGCAAGCTTTATGTTTAAAAGTAGAGCCGTTCTCAACATTCAATACAGATCGTATTAAAGAGTGGAATGAAGAAACTAAGCGTTTATTAGCGGTTCAAAAGGAATGGGAAGAAATTGGTCCAGTACCAAGAGAAGTAGCTAACGGAATTAACAAACAATTCTGGGCAAACTTCAAACAGTTCTTCGCAAACAAAAATAAATTCTTCGAAGTACTTGAAGCTCAAAGAGCAGAGAACTTAGAGAAGAAGAAGGTTTTAGTTGCAAAAGCAGAAGAAATTAAAGATTCTTCAGATTGGAATGCAACAGCTGATGCTTTAATCGCTTTACAAAAAGAGTGGAAAAGTATTGGTCCTGTTCCTGAAAAATTCAGAGATTCAGTATATGCTGAATTTAAGGCAGCTTGTGATACTTTCTTTGAAAGAAAGAGAAATAAGAGAAATGAAGAGAACAAGGAGTATGCTGAGAACCTAAATAAAAAGGAAGAAATTATCTTAGAGTTAACGAAATTAACCGAAGATAAAACAGCCTTCGATCAAGCATTATTAAGTGAGAAAGCAGAAGCGTTCTTTGCGATTGGTTTTGTACCAAGAAAAGAAAAAGATGCTATTGTAGACAAATTTGTTGCAAGTGTAGAAGCATATGTGGAGTCTGCAGCTGATCTTGATGAGAAAGGTAAACTTCAAGTATTGGCGGGTGTATTTAATCAAATCCCTGCTGGAGGTAAGCGTTTTAGAAACCAAGAGCAAAATATCCGTACTAAGATTAAAACTCATGAGGACGATATTGCTTTATGGCAAAATAACCTTGCTTTCTTCTCAAATTCGAAAACTGCTGATAAATTACTAGCAGAATACAATGAGAAGATTGAAGCTTCTAAAGTAGAATTGAAAAAATTAAAAGAACAATTAAAAATTATCCAATCAATGGATAACTAG
- a CDS encoding TrkH family potassium uptake protein, whose translation MSDKTKFKILKFLLKIHQAVILDHKEWRYQLQKLIEKRLPIFELFLGVLAIISLIYTQGFQLSEEDLVKSIRYDRYLATIYSILILVKLYYMKWSEMDWREYVVDLFFLAIIFFILAYRVFFLHEYDFDADNKGWTAYIVIVQVSMIIASLVSLSNNRSYWMFFTANSTVMILGSLVSIIFIGTILLKLPEASTQPITWLDAFFTTTSAVCVTGLAPFNISEVLTFKGQVILMILFQIGGLGIVTLTTFIALTIQKGVKTKEEVIIQDIMEADNISTSSRILRGIIIITFTVEAIGAFFLYLAWGDLGLSTFERVFVSVFHSVSAFCNAGFSNFPEGLQGADFAKDWFSGGVVMLLIIIGGLGFRTYREIVSRKKQYRRHLSLQSRISLQATIVLIIVGTAGIFVTDIDYWMSKDSWSETLFQTLFTSVTCRTAGFSVVEIGDLSSASVMMMILLMYIGGAPNSTAGGIKVTTVTLLFSYFWAQIKGRDHVHIGWNTIQDASLRRAVIVFMMSILMSFVSIFILTITETHLKPEDVTFEFFSALGTAGLSRGITADISAVGKIVLAIVMFSGKIGLFTLISLLGEDEKSFEYRYPESSILVG comes from the coding sequence ATGTCAGATAAGACAAAGTTTAAGATCTTGAAATTTCTCTTGAAAATACATCAAGCAGTAATTTTAGATCATAAAGAATGGAGGTATCAATTACAGAAACTGATAGAAAAACGATTGCCAATCTTTGAGTTATTCTTAGGTGTATTGGCAATAATCAGCCTAATATATACCCAAGGATTTCAATTATCAGAAGAAGACCTAGTAAAATCAATACGTTATGATAGATACCTGGCAACTATTTATTCCATTTTAATATTAGTCAAATTGTACTACATGAAATGGAGCGAAATGGATTGGCGTGAATATGTTGTTGATCTATTCTTTCTTGCCATAATATTTTTTATTCTAGCCTATAGGGTATTTTTCCTTCATGAATATGATTTCGATGCGGACAACAAAGGTTGGACAGCCTACATAGTTATTGTTCAAGTGTCAATGATTATAGCGTCTTTAGTTTCTTTGTCCAATAATAGGTCCTATTGGATGTTTTTCACTGCTAATAGTACGGTGATGATTTTAGGATCGTTGGTTTCTATTATTTTCATTGGGACTATTTTATTGAAATTGCCAGAGGCTTCTACACAGCCAATAACGTGGTTAGATGCCTTTTTTACGACAACGTCAGCAGTCTGTGTAACAGGCTTAGCACCGTTTAATATATCCGAGGTACTTACCTTTAAGGGACAAGTGATATTGATGATATTATTTCAGATCGGTGGTTTAGGGATTGTCACATTAACGACATTTATTGCTCTAACAATTCAGAAAGGAGTAAAAACAAAAGAGGAAGTGATTATCCAAGATATTATGGAAGCGGATAATATTAGTACCTCTTCAAGAATATTAAGGGGGATTATTATTATCACTTTTACAGTAGAAGCAATAGGAGCCTTTTTCCTCTATTTAGCATGGGGCGATTTAGGGCTCTCCACTTTTGAAAGGGTATTTGTTTCTGTATTCCATTCGGTTTCTGCATTCTGTAATGCTGGGTTTTCAAATTTTCCAGAAGGTTTACAAGGGGCTGATTTTGCGAAAGATTGGTTTTCAGGTGGTGTGGTGATGCTACTGATAATTATTGGAGGGTTAGGATTTAGAACTTATAGAGAAATTGTAAGTAGAAAGAAACAATACAGACGCCACCTTTCATTACAGTCACGAATTTCTTTACAAGCAACAATAGTTTTGATTATTGTAGGCACAGCAGGAATTTTTGTTACTGATATTGATTATTGGATGTCTAAAGATTCGTGGTCAGAAACTTTATTTCAGACGCTTTTTACTAGTGTGACATGTAGAACGGCAGGGTTCTCTGTTGTAGAGATTGGAGATTTGTCTTCAGCGTCTGTAATGATGATGATCTTGCTAATGTATATTGGTGGAGCACCCAATTCTACTGCCGGCGGCATTAAAGTAACTACAGTGACCTTATTGTTTTCCTATTTTTGGGCACAAATAAAAGGTAGAGATCATGTACATATAGGATGGAATACAATTCAAGATGCAAGCTTAAGAAGAGCTGTGATTGTGTTTATGATGTCAATCCTCATGTCATTTGTCTCTATATTTATATTAACAATAACAGAAACACATCTTAAGCCTGAAGATGTAACATTTGAGTTTTTCTCCGCGTTAGGTACAGCAGGGCTTTCCCGTGGCATAACAGCAGATATTTCTGCAGTTGGAAAAATTGTCTTAGCGATAGTGATGTTTAGTGGTAAGATTGGCTTATTTACGTTGATATCATTACTTGGGGAAGACGAGAAAAGCTTTGAATATAGATATCCAGAATCATCAATATTAGTTGGTTAG
- a CDS encoding glycosyltransferase family 4 protein — MTLYSDTILKSTDKAKNDQKLNICIITHCYPPDFGAAPHQYEHMAKSFQKEGHYVSVITSHPYYPSGKLKKEDRYKFISETNENGITVRRHWLLPSQKNNSLLRLISMMTMLMSMLFSLPYLKRNKIDLIICQTPPISLPFLAILAKKRYNIPIILNVSDLWPQAMVDINHLKKSSFTYKLLHKVEKYFYKKADHIVTQSIESQEYIQQLGFQKPQIYRIGADIDTFKPSDKDLNEKRYKMVYMGVLGVAHGLSQLINQIPFDRLGIDFHIYGNGIDLPKIKHIIKEKGLNSIQVFEPILYQKVPQVLQEYDFAFISQINYVRGTLPAKLFESLSMGLPIIFHGDGEGAKIVKENDCGWVSNPNAPEELVINLKEITQSNRNVLIKKGQNARTLCTQHFDRDQQFTNLMKTVYQNFTTKS; from the coding sequence ATGACTTTGTATTCAGATACTATTTTAAAGAGTACAGATAAAGCGAAGAATGATCAAAAACTAAATATTTGCATCATCACTCACTGCTACCCTCCTGATTTTGGTGCAGCACCTCATCAATATGAACATATGGCCAAGTCTTTTCAAAAAGAAGGTCACTATGTTTCTGTAATCACTTCTCATCCCTACTATCCTAGTGGAAAATTAAAAAAAGAAGATCGATACAAATTCATTTCAGAAACGAATGAAAATGGAATTACTGTAAGAAGACATTGGTTATTGCCATCTCAGAAAAACAACTCTTTATTGAGATTGATCAGTATGATGACAATGCTAATGAGTATGCTCTTCTCTTTGCCTTATTTGAAGAGGAACAAAATAGATCTAATCATCTGTCAAACACCACCAATATCATTACCTTTTTTAGCTATTCTTGCAAAAAAAAGATACAATATACCTATTATCTTAAATGTCTCTGATTTGTGGCCTCAAGCCATGGTCGATATTAATCATTTAAAAAAGTCTTCATTCACTTATAAACTACTTCATAAGGTAGAAAAGTATTTCTACAAAAAAGCGGATCATATTGTAACACAGTCTATTGAATCCCAGGAATATATTCAACAACTAGGCTTTCAAAAACCTCAAATTTATCGTATTGGAGCTGATATCGACACCTTTAAACCATCAGATAAAGATCTAAATGAAAAAAGGTATAAAATGGTATATATGGGTGTTCTTGGGGTAGCACATGGACTGTCTCAACTCATCAATCAAATTCCTTTTGATAGATTAGGAATTGATTTCCATATTTATGGTAATGGTATTGACCTTCCAAAAATCAAACATATTATTAAAGAAAAAGGGCTTAATTCAATCCAAGTTTTTGAGCCAATTCTTTATCAAAAAGTACCTCAAGTCTTACAGGAATATGATTTTGCATTTATCTCTCAAATTAATTATGTGAGAGGCACTCTTCCTGCAAAATTATTTGAGAGTTTGAGTATGGGTTTACCTATCATTTTTCATGGTGATGGCGAAGGTGCTAAAATTGTTAAAGAAAATGACTGTGGTTGGGTATCAAATCCTAATGCTCCAGAAGAATTAGTCATTAACTTAAAAGAAATCACACAAAGTAACAGGAATGTTCTGATAAAAAAAGGTCAAAACGCCCGTACATTATGTACCCAACATTTTGACCGTGATCAACAGTTTACCAATTTAATGAAAACTGTCTATCAGAATTTCACTACCAAGTCTTAA
- a CDS encoding potassium channel family protein — protein MKKINKRYVLIGMGAFGIEIAKTLRNNNEDILIILHNDFDSTSKLKDSLITLKRLREMGFEYLYETDTTNPMALKKHIKQTDIVILSHGKNFETKLLTIEALKEINVQEIYARATRDMHAKVLTKMGITRVIFPEKQEGKRFALELMNRHVIAMDEVAPGVYIIEVSIPKKFLGSSVRKLRFRDTMHVSVICLKENSSNCNKEGEEKVYIQDFRDITLTENHTLVIAGGKERVKNIADMVS, from the coding sequence ATGAAAAAGATAAATAAAAGATATGTATTAATTGGTATGGGGGCTTTTGGTATAGAAATCGCCAAAACGCTACGCAATAACAATGAAGATATATTAATCATCCTTCATAATGATTTTGATTCTACATCGAAACTGAAGGATAGCTTAATCACTTTAAAGCGCCTAAGAGAAATGGGGTTTGAGTATTTGTATGAAACAGATACTACAAATCCAATGGCCCTTAAAAAGCATATTAAGCAGACTGACATAGTAATTTTATCTCATGGTAAAAACTTTGAGACTAAATTACTGACAATCGAAGCACTGAAAGAAATCAATGTTCAGGAAATATATGCAAGGGCTACTCGGGATATGCATGCGAAAGTACTGACGAAAATGGGAATAACTCGAGTGATTTTCCCAGAAAAGCAAGAAGGAAAACGCTTTGCTTTAGAATTAATGAACCGTCATGTTATTGCTATGGATGAAGTAGCTCCTGGGGTATATATTATTGAGGTATCTATACCTAAAAAGTTCCTAGGTAGTAGCGTTAGGAAATTACGTTTTAGGGATACGATGCATGTATCTGTAATCTGCTTAAAAGAGAATTCTTCTAACTGTAATAAGGAAGGGGAAGAGAAGGTATATATTCAAGACTTCAGAGATATCACATTAACTGAGAATCATACTTTAGTAATTGCAGGAGGTAAAGAAAGAGTGAAAAATATCGCTGATATGGTTTCTTAA
- a CDS encoding NADH-quinone oxidoreductase subunit D codes for MEKRQVQYQFDEQHLKNSSKNFYDPSKLRTEEMVLNLGPHHPATHGVLRVEVLTDGEYVVDVTPHLGYLHRCFEKHAENLNFQQIIPYVDRMDYVASMNSEHAFAMGVEKMMGIDHKIPKRVEYIRVLVAELNRIASHFIAVGTYVLDIGATTPFLWVMRDREHILRMLEWASGARMLYNYIWVGGLYYDVPVGFEERCLEFVNYLKPKLQEFREMIIDNKIFVERTANVGVLPLSTAIDYACSGPVLRGSGVAHDLRRVDAYSVYPELDFDIPVGKGLMGSVGDCWDRTYVRVEECWESLKIIEQSANILLKEHKRDRTFDPQALVPKKIRPKAMDFYARAEGPKGELGFFMRTNGKSDIPERLKARSCCFCNLSVLPEISKGVLLSDLIAIMGSIDIIMGEVDR; via the coding sequence ATGGAAAAAAGACAAGTTCAATATCAGTTTGATGAGCAACATTTAAAAAACTCATCTAAAAATTTTTACGATCCGTCTAAACTTAGAACGGAAGAAATGGTACTTAATTTGGGTCCTCATCACCCTGCTACACATGGTGTACTTAGAGTGGAGGTGCTCACTGATGGTGAATATGTCGTTGATGTCACTCCTCATTTGGGGTATCTGCACCGCTGTTTCGAGAAACATGCAGAAAACCTAAACTTTCAACAAATTATCCCTTACGTAGACCGTATGGATTACGTAGCCTCTATGAATTCAGAGCATGCTTTTGCAATGGGTGTTGAAAAAATGATGGGAATTGATCACAAAATTCCAAAAAGAGTAGAATACATTAGAGTTCTTGTTGCTGAACTTAATCGTATCGCTTCGCATTTTATAGCTGTAGGTACTTATGTTCTTGATATTGGTGCCACTACTCCATTTTTATGGGTAATGAGAGACAGAGAACACATTTTAAGAATGTTAGAATGGGCTTCTGGTGCTCGAATGCTCTATAATTATATTTGGGTGGGAGGATTATACTATGATGTTCCTGTTGGTTTTGAAGAAAGATGTCTTGAGTTTGTCAATTATCTAAAGCCTAAACTACAAGAGTTTAGAGAAATGATTATCGACAATAAAATCTTTGTTGAAAGAACTGCTAATGTTGGTGTTCTACCGTTAAGTACAGCGATTGATTATGCTTGTTCCGGACCAGTACTTAGAGGTTCAGGAGTAGCACATGATTTAAGAAGAGTTGATGCTTATTCAGTCTATCCAGAACTAGATTTTGATATTCCTGTAGGTAAAGGTCTGATGGGTAGCGTGGGCGATTGCTGGGACAGAACTTATGTAAGAGTTGAAGAGTGTTGGGAGTCCTTAAAAATAATTGAGCAGTCTGCCAATATTTTACTTAAAGAACATAAAAGAGATAGAACATTTGATCCTCAAGCATTAGTTCCAAAGAAAATTAGACCTAAAGCAATGGATTTTTATGCTAGAGCTGAAGGTCCAAAAGGAGAATTAGGCTTCTTCATGAGAACAAATGGAAAATCTGATATTCCAGAAAGATTAAAAGCTAGATCTTGTTGTTTCTGTAACTTATCCGTATTACCTGAAATTTCAAAAGGGGTATTGCTTTCTGATCTGATTGCAATTATGGGATCTATTGATATCATTATGGGTGAAGTTGACCGTTAA